In Leucobacter sp. CX169, a single genomic region encodes these proteins:
- a CDS encoding DUF3097 domain-containing protein, which produces MDDRYGNDVLAGFKTRRGPTERTPVVLARGLVIEHTESEFCGAVVAARQGFVDLEDYRGKVRTFALTDGFLIDGKSVALQMPKAAPAARKRTASGSFAVAQERAKVAMPSRIFVEGKHDAELIEQVWGDDLRVEGVVVEMLQGVDHLTDVLREFGPGPNRRAGVLVDHLVAGSKETRLTTAAIAPYRGTVHVVGHPYVDIWQAVKPERVGLVQWPVIPRDIEWKKGICLALGWPADEQADIAQAWQRIRGRVRSFRDLEPSLVGRVEELIDFVTLPPQ; this is translated from the coding sequence ATGGATGATCGCTACGGAAACGATGTGCTGGCGGGCTTCAAGACGCGACGCGGGCCGACGGAGCGCACCCCCGTGGTGCTCGCACGCGGACTCGTGATCGAGCACACCGAGTCCGAGTTCTGCGGCGCGGTCGTCGCGGCCCGGCAGGGCTTTGTCGACCTCGAGGACTACCGCGGCAAGGTGCGCACGTTCGCGCTGACCGACGGGTTCCTCATCGACGGCAAGTCGGTGGCGCTGCAGATGCCGAAGGCCGCCCCCGCCGCGCGCAAGCGCACGGCATCGGGGTCGTTCGCGGTCGCGCAGGAGCGCGCGAAGGTCGCGATGCCGAGCCGCATTTTCGTGGAGGGCAAGCACGACGCCGAGCTCATCGAGCAGGTCTGGGGTGACGACCTCCGCGTCGAGGGCGTCGTCGTCGAAATGCTGCAGGGCGTCGACCACCTGACCGACGTGCTGCGCGAGTTCGGCCCGGGGCCAAATCGCCGCGCCGGCGTCTTGGTGGACCACCTCGTCGCGGGCAGCAAGGAGACCCGGCTCACCACCGCGGCGATCGCCCCGTACCGCGGCACCGTGCACGTCGTCGGCCACCCCTACGTGGACATCTGGCAAGCGGTGAAGCCCGAGCGGGTCGGGCTCGTCCAGTGGCCCGTGATCCCCCGCGACATCGAGTGGAAGAAGGGCATCTGCCTCGCGCTCGGGTGGCCGGCGGACGAGCAGGCCGACATCGCGCAGGCGTGGCAGCGCATCCGGGGTCGGGTGCGCAGCTTCCGCGACCTCGAGCCGAGCCTGGTCGGCCGGGTCGAGGAACTCATCGACTTCGTGACGCTGCCGCCGCAGTAG
- a CDS encoding Fe-S oxidoreductase — protein sequence MAESRPLPGAILGYWYATLVGVVWGSLLSTGRIERHGRLFVFRGLPKWAFGRGGNCVGACYLTDQNVTPDVLEHEEVHRQQWRRYGMAMPILYWFAGRDPLKNRFEIEAGLEKGGYVRRGVPVTKR from the coding sequence GTGGCCGAATCACGCCCGCTCCCCGGCGCCATCCTGGGCTACTGGTACGCGACCCTCGTCGGCGTCGTGTGGGGTTCGCTCCTGAGTACCGGCAGGATCGAACGACACGGGAGGCTCTTCGTCTTCCGTGGCCTCCCGAAGTGGGCGTTCGGCCGCGGGGGCAACTGCGTCGGCGCGTGCTACCTCACCGACCAGAACGTCACCCCGGACGTGCTCGAGCACGAAGAGGTGCATCGCCAGCAGTGGCGGCGGTACGGGATGGCCATGCCGATCCTGTACTGGTTTGCCGGCCGCGACCCGCTGAAGAACCGCTTCGAGATTGAGGCCGGGCTCGAAAAGGGTGGGTACGTGCGGCGAGGTGTGCCGGTCACGAAGCGCTAA
- a CDS encoding enoyl-CoA hydratase/isomerase family protein, whose amino-acid sequence MTTHAAAASNATEPSNTPTAAEAPVLVSRTGALTRITLNRPAVINALTVPMLHSITAGLTAAQADGSSAILLDGAGERGFCGGGDIKRMAGDGPALAEEFLRTEYRTDYAVHVSPVPVVGVMDGITMGGGIGLTGHAAIRIVTERSRLAMPEVRIGIVPDVGGHRLLARAPGRLGELLAITAGSMTAGDALALGFADYFVPSTRIGQLSQRLAAGDDPALAVEALAEPAPESMLLRAREWFDPIADEALADEHRAPVEAAVLLMRALERGGEAARETARTVRLMCPTAVVVTIAQLRHTRDEGLTLAEVLDDDLRLLPRLMQRDDFLEGVRAAVIDKDGQPGWKPARIEDVSEDRVARILAPADPGSARFRLV is encoded by the coding sequence ATGACGACGCACGCCGCAGCCGCATCGAATGCCACCGAACCATCGAACACCCCGACCGCCGCCGAGGCGCCCGTCCTGGTGAGCCGCACGGGCGCGCTCACCCGGATCACGCTGAACCGGCCGGCCGTCATCAATGCGCTGACGGTGCCGATGCTGCACTCGATCACCGCCGGGCTCACGGCGGCCCAGGCCGACGGCAGCTCGGCGATCCTGCTGGATGGCGCGGGGGAGCGCGGGTTCTGCGGCGGCGGGGACATCAAGCGCATGGCGGGGGACGGGCCGGCGCTCGCGGAAGAGTTCCTCCGCACCGAGTACCGCACCGACTATGCGGTGCATGTCTCGCCGGTGCCCGTGGTCGGCGTCATGGACGGGATCACGATGGGCGGCGGCATCGGGCTCACCGGGCACGCCGCCATCCGGATCGTCACCGAGCGCAGCCGCCTCGCGATGCCTGAGGTGCGCATCGGCATCGTGCCCGACGTCGGCGGGCACCGCCTGCTCGCGCGCGCACCAGGACGGCTCGGCGAGCTGCTCGCGATCACCGCGGGGTCGATGACCGCGGGCGACGCGCTCGCGCTCGGCTTCGCGGACTACTTTGTGCCGAGCACCCGGATCGGTCAGCTGAGCCAGCGGCTCGCGGCCGGGGACGACCCCGCGCTCGCCGTGGAGGCGCTCGCCGAACCGGCGCCGGAGTCGATGCTCCTGCGGGCGCGGGAGTGGTTTGATCCGATTGCGGACGAGGCGCTGGCCGACGAGCACCGGGCGCCGGTCGAGGCCGCGGTGCTGCTCATGCGGGCGCTCGAACGGGGCGGTGAGGCGGCGCGAGAGACCGCGCGGACGGTGCGGCTCATGTGCCCGACTGCGGTGGTCGTGACGATCGCCCAGCTGCGGCACACGCGCGACGAGGGGCTCACGCTCGCGGAGGTGCTCGACGACGACCTGCGCCTGCTGCCCCGGCTGATGCAGCGAGACGACTTCCTCGAGGGGGTGCGTGCCGCGGTGATCGATAAGGACGGACAACCGGGCTGGAAGCCGGCCCGCATCGAGGACGTGAGCGAGGACCGCGTGGCGCGGATCCTGGCCCCGGCAGACCCGGGTTCGGCGCGCTTCAGACTGGTCTAG
- a CDS encoding arginase family protein, with protein sequence MPGPVFLLMPQWQGSSSSRAMRIVDGANALRGDLPASALHEVAVPLEAGDSLGTPALRLSSLLQARASASEVLRSLVSPAITLGGDSASSLPGLEHAMARHGAERVAVLWCDAHADFQHPSTSPSGAVSPMALRTAMGDGVSELHFAAPLPASLVALLGTRQVDEDEQHELDVRGISPVDHVEPELPSRLGERLRSMGATHLYVHIGLDVLDPSEITGVHSPVPFGLTLAQLTAAISEAVSVLPLAGAAICEFAPASEEEAADDIPTVLRLLSALTSGTAKHGRAA encoded by the coding sequence ATGCCTGGACCGGTTTTCCTCCTGATGCCGCAGTGGCAGGGATCTTCGTCGTCGCGGGCCATGCGCATCGTCGACGGCGCGAACGCCCTCCGCGGCGACCTGCCCGCCTCCGCCCTGCACGAGGTGGCCGTGCCGCTCGAGGCGGGTGACTCGCTCGGCACCCCGGCGCTTCGCCTGAGCAGCCTGCTGCAAGCCCGCGCCTCGGCGAGTGAGGTACTGCGCTCGCTCGTCTCGCCCGCGATCACGCTCGGCGGCGACAGCGCGTCCTCCCTCCCCGGCCTCGAGCACGCGATGGCGCGCCACGGCGCCGAGCGCGTCGCCGTGCTGTGGTGCGACGCCCACGCCGACTTCCAGCACCCCAGCACCTCGCCGTCGGGGGCGGTCTCGCCGATGGCGCTGCGCACCGCGATGGGCGACGGGGTGAGCGAGCTGCACTTTGCCGCTCCGCTGCCCGCCTCGCTCGTGGCGCTGCTCGGCACGCGCCAGGTCGACGAGGACGAGCAGCACGAGCTCGACGTCCGTGGCATCTCGCCCGTCGACCACGTCGAGCCCGAACTGCCGAGCCGCTTGGGCGAGCGGCTGCGCTCCATGGGCGCCACTCACCTGTACGTGCACATCGGCCTCGACGTGCTCGACCCGTCCGAAATCACCGGCGTGCACTCCCCCGTGCCGTTCGGGCTCACGCTCGCACAGCTCACCGCCGCGATCAGCGAGGCTGTCAGCGTGCTGCCACTCGCGGGCGCCGCGATCTGCGAGTTCGCCCCGGCAAGCGAGGAAGAGGCCGCCGACGACATTCCGACCGTGCTGCGCCTTCTCAGCGCGCTCACCTCGGGCACCGCGAAGCACGGCCGCGCCGCGTGA
- a CDS encoding MFS transporter, with product MSGEPGAADDAANRSRRGFFADLTPLRTSPAFARLWAGSSIAGIGAQVTVVTVGLHIYHLTQSTLAVALVALWAIGPMIVAGLYGGMLADVFDRRKLALFTAIAAWGSVGTMTVIAFLDVQVTWPYYALAAVNASAATILGATRSAILPRILPLQLLPAAAALSGIGHGFAVTLGPAIAGLSVAGVGFAWTYLIDVLLFSAAFLGIASLPAIEPEGNAARPGLGSLVEGWNFLRAAPNIRATFLFDIVAMTLGQPRVVFPAAGTLVLGGGAVTVGLLTASYAIGSLLCGVFSGRLGGVRRQGRAVTQAIAAYGVAIAGFGAVLGSAMLFGHLGDGDAVGILPLALACLALASAGAADEVSAVFRSTILQAAAPDDMRGRLQGIFFVVVAGGPRVGDLYAGLLATAVALWAPPLIGGLAIVALMLVLARSYRSFLAYDARHPQP from the coding sequence ATGAGTGGGGAACCCGGCGCCGCCGACGACGCAGCCAATCGATCGCGTCGCGGCTTCTTCGCAGACCTCACGCCCCTGCGCACGAGCCCCGCGTTCGCTCGGCTCTGGGCGGGATCGTCGATCGCCGGCATCGGCGCGCAGGTGACCGTCGTCACCGTCGGTCTACACATCTATCACCTCACTCAGTCGACGCTCGCCGTAGCGCTGGTCGCGCTCTGGGCGATCGGCCCGATGATCGTCGCTGGCCTGTACGGCGGCATGCTCGCCGACGTGTTCGACCGCCGCAAGCTCGCGCTCTTCACCGCGATCGCGGCCTGGGGGTCGGTCGGCACGATGACGGTGATCGCCTTCCTCGACGTGCAGGTGACCTGGCCGTACTACGCGCTCGCCGCAGTGAACGCGTCTGCCGCGACAATCCTGGGGGCGACCCGATCCGCCATCCTGCCCCGCATCCTGCCGCTCCAACTGCTGCCGGCCGCTGCGGCCCTCAGCGGTATCGGGCACGGCTTCGCGGTCACGCTGGGCCCCGCCATTGCCGGACTGTCCGTGGCGGGGGTCGGCTTCGCCTGGACGTACCTGATCGACGTATTGCTGTTCTCCGCCGCGTTCCTCGGGATTGCGTCGCTGCCGGCCATCGAGCCCGAGGGGAACGCCGCACGGCCAGGGCTCGGCTCGCTCGTCGAGGGCTGGAACTTCCTCCGAGCTGCCCCCAATATTCGGGCCACGTTTCTGTTCGACATCGTCGCCATGACGCTCGGCCAGCCGCGGGTCGTGTTCCCCGCGGCGGGCACCCTCGTGCTGGGCGGAGGCGCGGTCACCGTCGGTCTGCTCACCGCGTCTTATGCGATCGGCTCGCTCCTGTGCGGCGTGTTCTCAGGACGGCTCGGCGGGGTGCGACGGCAGGGTCGAGCAGTCACCCAAGCGATCGCAGCGTACGGCGTTGCGATCGCCGGGTTTGGGGCGGTGCTGGGCAGCGCAATGCTGTTCGGCCACCTGGGCGACGGGGATGCGGTCGGCATTCTCCCGCTCGCGCTCGCCTGCCTCGCGCTCGCGTCGGCCGGCGCCGCGGACGAGGTGAGCGCCGTGTTCCGCAGCACCATCCTGCAGGCCGCCGCCCCGGACGACATGCGCGGACGCCTTCAGGGAATCTTCTTCGTCGTGGTTGCGGGCGGCCCCCGGGTCGGCGATCTCTACGCCGGACTGCTCGCCACTGCGGTCGCGCTGTGGGCGCCGCCGCTGATCGGCGGGCTCGCGATCGTCGCACTCATGCTGGTGCTCGCCCGCTCGTATCGCAGCTTCCTCGCCTACGACGCCCGGCACCCGCAGCCCTAG